One genomic segment of Ferrimonas sp. YFM includes these proteins:
- a CDS encoding heavy metal translocating P-type ATPase — translation MVDGISCASCVEKIETTLTQVPGVVQVTMNFALRTATIQGSAPVDALIHAIENAGYSARPILFDAESKMMKEREQADLVHYKSLMRKVAIALGLGVPLMLYGLLGGEMTVATNSQRLVWLLIGLLTLSAMVFSGKHFYIGAWHSFKNHGATMDTLIALGTGTAWLYSMVVVLLPDILPLVARHLYFEATAMIIGLVNLGLALEVRARGRTSEAIQRLIGLQPKTAKVVRQSQEVDLPIDQVMVGDSLRIRPGEKVPVDGTVTQGHSSVDESMLTGEPMPVEKTVGDQISAGTLNRTGSLLFIAERVGADTALSQIISMVKQAQNSKPPIGRLADIISAYFVPTIMIIAVVSALAWMNFGPDPAIAFAMVSATTVLIIACPCALGLATPISIIVGIGKAAEVGVLIRNGEALQTASKIEVMVLDKTGTITQGSPSITDLILTGRNSESEVMRFAATLESGSEHPLAMAILESARKRGIEPGTLETFNAIAGHGVEARVEGRNILLGNEKLMAERGIAVKKHQNQAQSLAKEAKTPIYLAVENQLAAIIAIADPIKPDATGAIRRLKERGIKVVMLSGDNRETAMAVARRVGIDDLFAEVLPEDKALKVKALQADGHIVGMVGDGINDAPALAQADVGFAIGTGTDVAMESADITLMRGSLHGLSDAIEVSKATLKNIKQNLFGAFVYNAAGVPIAAGVLYPLTGWLLNPVVAGAAMALSSVTVVTNANRLRWFTPEKP, via the coding sequence ATGGTCGATGGCATCAGCTGTGCCAGCTGCGTGGAAAAGATTGAAACGACGCTTACCCAGGTACCAGGGGTGGTTCAGGTGACCATGAATTTCGCGCTTCGAACTGCGACCATTCAGGGGTCTGCTCCTGTGGATGCACTTATTCATGCCATCGAGAATGCTGGTTACAGTGCTCGCCCCATCTTATTCGATGCAGAAAGTAAGATGATGAAGGAGCGGGAACAAGCGGATCTGGTCCATTACAAAAGCCTGATGAGAAAAGTGGCCATTGCACTCGGCTTAGGGGTTCCATTGATGCTCTATGGCTTACTGGGGGGGGAGATGACCGTGGCCACCAACAGCCAACGCTTGGTCTGGCTACTGATTGGCCTTCTGACCCTTTCTGCCATGGTCTTCTCCGGCAAACATTTCTATATAGGTGCCTGGCATTCGTTCAAGAACCACGGCGCCACCATGGACACCCTTATCGCCTTGGGCACTGGCACGGCCTGGCTCTACTCCATGGTGGTTGTACTGCTGCCGGATATCCTCCCCTTGGTGGCCAGGCACCTCTATTTCGAAGCCACCGCAATGATCATCGGCCTGGTTAATCTGGGGCTGGCACTTGAGGTCAGGGCCCGAGGGCGAACCTCGGAAGCAATTCAGCGCCTAATTGGCTTGCAACCGAAAACGGCGAAGGTTGTTCGACAAAGTCAGGAGGTGGATCTCCCCATTGATCAGGTAATGGTAGGTGACAGCTTGCGCATTCGGCCTGGCGAGAAGGTTCCTGTAGACGGCACAGTAACCCAGGGTCACTCTTCTGTAGACGAATCCATGCTCACTGGAGAGCCTATGCCTGTTGAGAAAACGGTGGGCGACCAGATTTCGGCAGGCACCTTGAATCGTACCGGTAGCCTGCTGTTTATTGCAGAGAGAGTGGGTGCAGATACCGCCCTGTCCCAGATCATCTCTATGGTGAAGCAGGCACAAAACTCCAAACCTCCTATTGGCAGATTGGCGGATATCATCTCCGCCTACTTTGTACCCACCATCATGATCATCGCCGTTGTCAGTGCCCTGGCTTGGATGAACTTTGGTCCGGATCCGGCGATCGCCTTTGCCATGGTATCCGCCACAACGGTACTGATCATCGCCTGCCCCTGTGCTCTTGGCTTGGCTACCCCGATTTCAATCATCGTTGGAATAGGCAAGGCCGCCGAGGTCGGGGTACTGATTCGAAATGGTGAGGCACTGCAAACCGCATCCAAGATAGAGGTCATGGTACTGGACAAAACCGGCACCATCACCCAAGGCTCCCCCAGCATCACCGATCTAATTTTAACCGGGCGCAACAGCGAATCGGAGGTGATGAGATTCGCCGCCACACTGGAATCCGGGTCCGAACACCCTCTGGCCATGGCCATCTTGGAATCCGCTAGGAAGCGAGGCATTGAGCCAGGAACATTGGAGACATTCAACGCCATTGCCGGGCACGGCGTCGAAGCGAGAGTCGAAGGAAGGAACATCCTTCTTGGCAATGAGAAATTGATGGCAGAGCGCGGTATCGCGGTTAAAAAACACCAAAACCAGGCCCAATCATTGGCTAAGGAAGCCAAGACCCCAATCTACCTTGCCGTTGAAAACCAACTGGCCGCAATCATTGCCATAGCCGACCCCATCAAACCGGATGCCACCGGCGCCATACGCCGTCTGAAAGAGAGGGGGATAAAGGTTGTGATGCTCAGCGGTGACAATCGCGAAACCGCCATGGCGGTGGCAAGGCGCGTAGGCATAGATGACCTCTTTGCCGAAGTCCTTCCAGAAGATAAAGCACTCAAGGTGAAGGCGCTGCAAGCCGACGGTCACATTGTGGGTATGGTGGGAGATGGCATCAATGATGCGCCCGCACTTGCCCAGGCCGATGTCGGCTTTGCCATAGGCACGGGTACTGATGTGGCAATGGAAAGTGCTGACATAACGCTGATGCGCGGCTCCCTTCACGGCTTATCGGACGCCATAGAAGTGAGTAAAGCCACTTTGAAGAACATCAAACAAAACCTGTTCGGTGCCTTTGTCTATAACGCAGCCGGAGTGCCCATCGCCGCCGGGGTTCTGTACCCCTTAACTGGCTGGTTGCTCAACCCTGTGGTCGCTGGCGCAGCCATGGCGCTCTCTTCTGTCACAGTGGTCACCAACGCCAACAGGTTGCGCTGGTTTACTCCAGAAAAACCTTAG
- a CDS encoding cupredoxin domain-containing protein, giving the protein MLWINLAGLLMIVFIVWWFWLFTPAQNEADGEHPIPILVKNGVYEPARIHISPGQTITLSFLRKDPSPCAEVVQFPDLGMSISLPVDNSYNVRLPPLQKGEYNFHCQMQMYRGTLIVD; this is encoded by the coding sequence ATGTTGTGGATCAACCTGGCAGGCCTGCTGATGATTGTCTTTATCGTCTGGTGGTTCTGGCTGTTCACACCCGCGCAGAATGAAGCCGATGGAGAGCACCCCATCCCGATCCTGGTGAAAAATGGGGTCTATGAACCGGCTCGAATACATATTTCTCCGGGGCAGACCATTACCCTGAGCTTTCTTCGAAAAGACCCATCACCATGTGCCGAGGTCGTGCAATTTCCGGACCTTGGAATGAGCATCAGCCTGCCCGTGGATAACAGCTATAACGTCCGTCTGCCTCCACTGCAAAAAGGAGAGTACAACTTCCACTGCCAAATGCAGATGTACCGGGGCACCTTGATCGTGGACTGA
- a CDS encoding LysR family transcriptional regulator: MDRLKSMQVFVTAAEQGSFAAAASTHAITPTMVGKHIRALEQHLQVRLINRTTRRQSLTESGQLYYAECQRLLHELHNAEQTLQQRSQTPMGTVKLNSPVTYGSRVLAPLLADFLTHHPKINVELTLENSLVDPFHHPTDLVVRIGELADSSLIARPLGSYELIYCASPDYLARHGIPNSLASLGDHACLGFDFGRRRASQWGAPTAFDKGQARLVANSGDALLAAARAGAGVLFQPRLLVEEDLAQGSLVQLLKTDSPKPAPIHLLYRDNEPPKRVRVLIDYLTTTLLPKS, from the coding sequence TTGGATCGACTGAAAAGCATGCAGGTGTTTGTCACCGCCGCCGAACAGGGCAGCTTCGCCGCTGCCGCCAGTACCCACGCCATCACCCCCACCATGGTGGGCAAGCACATACGCGCCCTGGAGCAACACCTTCAGGTCAGATTGATCAACCGCACCACCCGCCGCCAGTCGCTCACGGAATCCGGGCAACTCTACTACGCCGAGTGCCAGCGCCTGCTGCACGAGCTGCATAACGCCGAGCAGACTCTGCAGCAGCGCAGTCAGACCCCGATGGGCACGGTGAAGCTCAACTCCCCCGTAACCTACGGCAGCCGGGTTCTGGCTCCGCTGCTGGCGGATTTTCTGACGCACCACCCCAAAATCAATGTGGAGCTGACCCTGGAGAACAGCCTGGTGGATCCTTTCCATCACCCCACGGATCTGGTGGTGCGCATCGGCGAACTGGCCGATTCCTCCCTGATCGCCCGCCCCCTGGGCAGCTATGAACTGATCTATTGCGCCAGCCCGGATTACCTGGCGCGACACGGCATCCCGAATTCGCTGGCCAGCCTGGGGGACCACGCCTGTCTGGGCTTCGACTTTGGCCGGCGCCGCGCCAGCCAGTGGGGCGCGCCCACCGCCTTTGATAAGGGGCAGGCTAGACTGGTGGCCAACAGCGGGGATGCGCTGCTGGCTGCGGCTCGCGCCGGAGCCGGGGTGTTGTTTCAGCCGAGGTTGCTGGTCGAGGAGGATTTGGCCCAGGGCAGCCTGGTGCAACTGCTGAAAACGGACTCACCGAAGCCGGCTCCCATCCATCTGCTCTATCGCGATAATGAGCCCCCCAAGCGGGTGCGAGTGTTGATCGATTACCTGACCACCACCCTTTTGCCGAAAAGCTGA
- a CDS encoding DUF6607 family protein has translation MKERDRRAILAMAGDFRVSFQFVETAGFVADYLPTAPYFSWGTEHVHVLAEQEDFISLQHTLVMFFETDAGEVHGPMVMKHWRQDWTFEDTELHVFLGNRTWSRERRDAAEVAGQWTQAVYQVDDSPRYEVVGKWQHGEGYSAWQSQTSHRPLPRREFSVRDDYNLLEGEHRITLTPNGWLHEQFNRKVMKPSPFGTTKDYLAQEVGVNRYERITEPRLDAAQAYWHKTQGYWQAVRDTWREVYRDYDTFQLKATFEDRKLFEHHFSHAAEIEASEEYDPDAGRQLAEGVILSFVEAASAQSPEQGEY, from the coding sequence GTGAAAGAGCGAGACCGCCGAGCCATTCTGGCGATGGCGGGCGACTTCCGGGTCAGCTTTCAGTTCGTGGAAACCGCCGGCTTTGTGGCCGACTACCTGCCCACCGCCCCCTACTTCTCCTGGGGCACCGAGCACGTGCACGTGTTGGCTGAACAGGAGGATTTCATCAGCCTTCAGCACACCCTGGTGATGTTCTTCGAAACCGACGCCGGCGAGGTTCATGGGCCCATGGTGATGAAACACTGGCGTCAGGACTGGACCTTTGAAGATACCGAGCTTCATGTGTTCCTGGGCAATCGAACCTGGAGCCGGGAGCGACGGGATGCCGCCGAGGTGGCCGGCCAATGGACCCAGGCAGTCTATCAGGTGGACGACTCACCCCGTTACGAGGTGGTGGGGAAGTGGCAGCATGGCGAGGGCTACTCTGCCTGGCAGAGCCAAACCAGTCACCGTCCCCTGCCCCGGCGCGAGTTCTCGGTAAGGGATGACTACAACCTGCTGGAGGGGGAACACCGCATCACCCTGACACCCAATGGCTGGCTTCACGAACAGTTCAATCGCAAAGTGATGAAACCCTCCCCCTTCGGCACCACCAAGGATTACCTGGCTCAGGAGGTGGGGGTCAACCGCTATGAGCGCATCACCGAACCCAGACTGGATGCGGCCCAGGCCTACTGGCACAAGACTCAGGGGTACTGGCAAGCGGTGAGAGACACCTGGAGAGAGGTCTATCGGGACTACGACACCTTCCAGCTCAAGGCGACGTTCGAGGACAGAAAGCTGTTTGAGCACCACTTTAGCCACGCCGCAGAGATTGAAGCATCGGAGGAATATGATCCGGATGCCGGGCGACAGCTGGCTGAGGGTGTGATTTTGAGTTTCGTCGAAGCGGCGTCAGCTCAATCTCCCGAGCAAGGGGAGTATTGA
- a CDS encoding M3 family metallopeptidase, producing the protein MLRKTLLASAVMLSLAACTSVDTNTVTDTAQVAQLADSNPLKNESTLLYRAPDFTKIEDSHFKPAMEAGMAAQLAEVLAIANNPDAPTFDNTVVAMEKTGELLSRSASVFYNLVGSTSNDARQALAAEMGPRFSEHNDNIYLNDKLFKRVEAIYNQRNELGLDPEGLRLVENYYQNFVLAGANLSDADKTKVRELNKRLSTLTTQFGDNILAASQNGALLVTDVKQLDGLSQGEINAAKLAAEKAGKEGYLLTLTNTTRQSALSSLTNRELREKLWRASAYRATSGEYDNRPVLLELVKLRAEKAALFGYNSWAEYQLQTSMAKTPEAVLDLLGSMAPKVAANAAKEAKAIKAMASKDQANFEVKPWDWLYYAEKVRQKEYNLNSAEVSQYFEFNRVLEDGVFYTMNRLFGITLKPRTDIPVYHPDVKVYEIFDKDGSSMGLFYADYFAREGKRGGAWMNTFVSQSNMKGTQPTIINVMNIPKAPEGEPQLVSWDDVTTMFHEFGHGVHGLFSDVYYPSLAGTNVSRDFVEFPSTFQEDWAANPEVIANYAKNYKTGAPIPKELLDKVLAASNFNQGFDTLEYLAAALVDMEWHALSAEEAAQITDVEAFEKAALAKHGVNIEAIPPRYKSAYFAHIFAGGYSAGYYAYMWSEILAADAFAHMRDNGGLTREMGQRFRDTILSRGNSQDLMKTYMDFKGSKPDTTALLERRGISL; encoded by the coding sequence ATGCTTCGTAAAACTCTGCTTGCGTCAGCGGTGATGCTGTCGCTTGCTGCCTGTACTTCAGTGGATACCAACACCGTGACCGACACTGCCCAGGTGGCCCAGCTGGCCGACAGCAACCCCCTGAAGAACGAGAGCACCCTGCTCTACCGTGCCCCGGATTTCACCAAGATTGAAGACAGCCACTTCAAGCCTGCCATGGAAGCGGGTATGGCCGCTCAACTGGCCGAAGTGCTGGCGATTGCCAACAACCCGGATGCCCCCACCTTCGACAACACCGTGGTGGCCATGGAGAAGACCGGTGAGCTGCTGAGCCGCTCCGCCAGTGTCTTCTACAACCTGGTTGGCTCCACCAGCAACGATGCCCGCCAGGCGCTGGCCGCTGAGATGGGCCCCAGATTCTCCGAGCACAACGACAACATCTACCTGAACGACAAGCTGTTCAAGCGTGTCGAGGCGATCTACAACCAGCGTAACGAGCTGGGCCTGGATCCTGAAGGCCTGCGTCTGGTGGAGAACTACTACCAGAACTTCGTACTGGCCGGCGCCAACCTGAGCGACGCGGACAAAACCAAGGTACGCGAGCTGAACAAGCGCCTGTCCACCCTGACCACCCAGTTCGGTGACAACATCCTGGCCGCCAGCCAGAACGGCGCCCTGCTGGTGACCGATGTAAAACAGCTCGATGGTCTGTCCCAGGGCGAAATCAATGCCGCCAAGCTGGCCGCCGAGAAAGCGGGCAAAGAGGGCTACCTGCTGACCCTGACCAACACCACCCGCCAATCCGCCCTCTCCAGCCTGACCAACCGCGAGCTGCGTGAGAAGTTGTGGCGCGCCTCTGCTTACCGCGCCACCAGCGGTGAGTACGACAACCGCCCCGTGCTGCTGGAGCTGGTGAAGCTACGTGCAGAAAAAGCGGCCCTGTTCGGTTACAACAGCTGGGCCGAGTACCAGTTGCAGACCAGCATGGCCAAGACCCCGGAAGCGGTTCTGGACCTGCTGGGCTCCATGGCTCCTAAGGTTGCCGCCAACGCCGCCAAAGAAGCCAAAGCCATTAAGGCCATGGCGTCCAAGGATCAGGCCAACTTCGAAGTGAAGCCCTGGGACTGGCTCTACTACGCCGAGAAGGTTCGTCAGAAAGAGTACAACCTCAACTCTGCGGAAGTGTCTCAGTACTTCGAGTTCAACCGGGTTCTGGAAGATGGTGTGTTCTACACCATGAACCGTCTGTTTGGCATCACCCTGAAGCCTCGCACCGACATCCCTGTGTACCACCCGGATGTGAAGGTGTATGAGATTTTCGACAAGGACGGCAGCTCCATGGGCCTGTTCTACGCCGATTACTTTGCCCGTGAAGGCAAGCGTGGTGGCGCCTGGATGAACACCTTCGTCAGCCAGTCCAACATGAAGGGCACCCAGCCCACCATCATCAACGTGATGAACATCCCCAAGGCCCCTGAAGGCGAACCTCAGCTGGTGAGCTGGGATGATGTCACCACCATGTTCCACGAGTTTGGTCACGGCGTACACGGCCTGTTCTCCGACGTGTACTACCCAAGCCTGGCTGGCACCAACGTATCTCGCGACTTCGTTGAGTTCCCCTCCACCTTCCAGGAAGACTGGGCGGCCAACCCAGAGGTGATCGCCAACTACGCCAAGAACTACAAGACCGGCGCCCCGATTCCCAAGGAGCTGCTGGACAAGGTACTGGCTGCCAGTAACTTCAACCAGGGCTTCGACACCCTGGAGTACCTGGCCGCCGCCCTGGTGGACATGGAGTGGCACGCCCTGAGCGCTGAAGAAGCCGCCCAGATCACCGACGTGGAAGCCTTCGAGAAGGCCGCCCTGGCCAAGCACGGTGTAAACATTGAAGCGATTCCGCCTCGCTACAAGTCCGCCTACTTCGCCCACATCTTCGCAGGTGGTTACTCCGCCGGTTACTACGCTTACATGTGGTCTGAAATCCTGGCAGCCGATGCCTTCGCTCACATGCGTGACAACGGCGGCCTGACCCGCGAGATGGGCCAGCGCTTCCGCGACACCATCCTGTCCCGCGGCAACAGCCAGGACCTGATGAAGACCTACATGGACTTCAAGGGCAGCAAGCCTGACACCACCGCCCTGCTGGAGCGCCGTGGTATCTCTCTCTAA
- a CDS encoding AAA family ATPase produces MLTAFAIENYRSIRSLRIPLGPLTLITGGNGCGKSNLYRALRLLAETAQGGVVTALAQEGGLLSTMWAGPDEITAGMRRGEVAVQGTGRNRHSRLKLGFTGEPFSYAISLGMPEPVPRSVFNLDPEVKRESIWSSSRWRPAAELVSRQGPLVKSRDGRGFRVVSQHLPAYDSMFDQVADIQATPELFAIREAIRRWRFYDHFRTDPGAPARQAHIGSRTPVLHHDGRDLAAALQTIREVGDAQGLDDAIHRAFPGSRLNIEISTDNRFTLSLLQPGMLRPLTAAELSDGTLRYLLLTAALLTPRPPNLMVLNEPETSLHPDLLPALGQLIINASAHSQVWVISHAPRLIAALEKSSDCHSIQLHKPHGETEVLGQSMLDEPPWSWPAGL; encoded by the coding sequence ATGCTGACCGCCTTCGCCATCGAAAACTACCGCTCCATTCGCAGCCTGCGTATTCCCTTAGGGCCTTTGACCCTGATCACCGGAGGCAATGGCTGTGGCAAGTCCAATCTTTATCGTGCCCTGAGGCTGCTGGCGGAAACGGCCCAGGGAGGCGTGGTTACCGCCCTGGCCCAGGAGGGGGGATTGCTCTCGACCATGTGGGCCGGCCCCGATGAGATCACCGCTGGCATGCGCCGGGGAGAAGTGGCGGTTCAGGGGACGGGCCGCAACCGCCATTCGCGGCTGAAGCTTGGGTTTACCGGAGAGCCCTTCAGCTATGCCATCAGTCTGGGCATGCCAGAGCCTGTGCCGCGCAGCGTGTTTAACCTGGATCCCGAGGTCAAGCGAGAGTCCATCTGGAGCAGCAGTCGCTGGCGCCCTGCGGCAGAACTGGTGAGCCGTCAGGGGCCCTTGGTGAAATCCCGGGATGGACGCGGTTTTCGGGTGGTCAGCCAGCATCTGCCTGCCTACGACAGCATGTTTGATCAGGTGGCGGACATTCAGGCCACGCCCGAGCTGTTTGCCATCAGAGAGGCGATTCGCCGCTGGCGTTTCTACGATCACTTTCGTACCGACCCGGGGGCGCCGGCGCGCCAGGCTCACATTGGCAGCCGCACCCCGGTGCTGCACCACGATGGCCGGGATCTGGCGGCGGCCCTGCAGACCATCCGTGAAGTGGGCGATGCCCAGGGATTGGATGACGCCATTCACCGGGCCTTTCCCGGCTCACGGCTGAACATCGAGATCAGCACAGACAACCGATTTACTCTGAGCCTGTTGCAGCCGGGGATGCTGCGCCCGCTGACCGCCGCCGAGTTGTCCGACGGCACCTTGCGTTATCTGCTGCTGACGGCTGCCCTGTTGACCCCCAGGCCACCGAACCTGATGGTGCTGAACGAGCCGGAAACCAGCCTGCACCCGGATCTGCTGCCTGCCCTGGGGCAACTGATCATCAATGCCTCGGCTCACAGTCAGGTGTGGGTGATCTCCCATGCTCCCAGGTTGATTGCTGCCCTGGAGAAGAGCTCGGACTGCCACTCCATTCAGTTGCATAAGCCCCACGGTGAGACCGAAGTCCTGGGCCAGTCGATGCTGGATGAACCGCCCTGGAGCTGGCCGGCGGGTTTGTAA
- a CDS encoding ammonium transporter: protein MSGANTAWILTSSALVLLMTLPGLALFYGGLVRSKNVLSILMQCFSIAAIASVLWLVVGYSIAFDEGNGFMGGLGKVMLAGVSKASLSGDIPEVLFMLFQMTFAVITPALIIGGFAERMKFSAVLIFSALWLLVVYAPITHWVWGGGWLAEMGLYDFAGGTVVHITAGVAALVAALVLGPRKGYLQTAILPHNMTMTVTGAGLLWVGWFGFNGGSALGANGDAAMAILVTHISASMGAMTWAAIEWKKFGKPSALGVVTGMVAGLGSITPASGFVGPGGALVIGLAGGFICFYATVYIKQKLKIDDSLDVFPVHGVGGILGTLLAGVFSSTELGVFSGYGFAEGITTMSGQLWVQFVGVVATFGYTAVVSYVLLKLVAFLVNGLRVGEEQEVSGLDIHEHEETGYNL, encoded by the coding sequence ATGAGTGGTGCCAACACCGCCTGGATCCTGACCTCTTCCGCCCTGGTGCTGCTGATGACCCTGCCGGGTCTGGCGCTGTTCTATGGCGGGCTGGTTCGCAGCAAGAACGTCCTCTCCATCTTGATGCAGTGTTTCTCCATCGCGGCCATCGCTTCGGTGCTGTGGCTGGTGGTGGGCTACTCCATCGCCTTCGATGAGGGTAACGGCTTCATGGGCGGCCTGGGCAAGGTGATGCTGGCCGGTGTCAGCAAGGCGTCGTTGTCCGGTGACATCCCTGAAGTGCTGTTTATGCTGTTTCAGATGACTTTCGCCGTGATTACCCCGGCGTTGATCATCGGTGGATTCGCCGAGCGGATGAAGTTCTCTGCGGTGCTGATCTTCAGCGCTCTGTGGTTGCTGGTCGTGTATGCGCCCATCACCCACTGGGTCTGGGGCGGCGGCTGGCTCGCCGAGATGGGGCTGTATGACTTTGCCGGCGGCACCGTGGTGCACATTACCGCCGGGGTGGCGGCCCTGGTGGCAGCGCTGGTGTTAGGCCCTCGAAAGGGCTACCTGCAAACCGCCATCCTACCGCACAACATGACCATGACGGTGACCGGAGCAGGCCTGCTCTGGGTAGGCTGGTTCGGGTTCAATGGCGGCAGCGCCCTGGGGGCCAATGGCGATGCCGCCATGGCTATTCTGGTGACTCACATCTCCGCCTCCATGGGAGCCATGACCTGGGCCGCCATCGAGTGGAAGAAGTTTGGCAAGCCCAGTGCCCTCGGGGTGGTAACCGGCATGGTGGCGGGCCTTGGCTCCATTACTCCTGCCTCGGGCTTTGTCGGCCCGGGTGGCGCCCTGGTCATCGGTCTGGCCGGGGGCTTTATCTGCTTCTATGCCACGGTTTACATCAAGCAGAAGCTGAAGATCGATGACTCCCTGGACGTGTTTCCTGTGCACGGTGTGGGCGGCATCCTGGGGACCTTGCTGGCCGGAGTGTTCAGTTCGACGGAACTTGGGGTGTTCAGTGGTTATGGCTTTGCCGAGGGCATCACCACCATGTCCGGTCAGTTGTGGGTGCAGTTTGTCGGTGTGGTCGCCACCTTTGGCTATACCGCCGTGGTCAGCTATGTTCTGCTGAAGCTGGTGGCCTTCCTGGTCAACGGGCTCAGGGTCGGCGAAGAGCAGGAGGTGTCCGGCCTGGATATCCATGAGCATGAGGAGACGGGCTACAACCTGTAA
- a CDS encoding P-II family nitrogen regulator produces MKLVTAIVKPFKADEIRQALSDVGVQGMTVTEVVGFGRQKGHTELYRGAEYVVDFLPKVKLDIAIPAELEDLVIDTIISVARTGKIGDGKIFVRHLERVVRIRTSEEGHEAI; encoded by the coding sequence GTGAAGCTTGTAACCGCCATCGTTAAGCCATTTAAGGCCGACGAAATTCGACAGGCATTGTCGGATGTCGGGGTACAAGGAATGACCGTGACCGAAGTCGTCGGCTTTGGTCGTCAGAAGGGACACACAGAGCTTTATCGGGGTGCAGAGTACGTCGTGGACTTCCTGCCCAAGGTGAAGCTGGATATTGCCATACCCGCCGAGTTAGAAGACTTGGTTATCGACACCATCATCTCTGTTGCCAGAACCGGAAAAATTGGGGACGGAAAGATCTTCGTTCGACACCTCGAGCGAGTGGTACGCATACGCACCTCGGAAGAGGGCCATGAGGCAATATAG
- a CDS encoding antibiotic biosynthesis monooxygenase: MDQGLFITAELRVKPDVSLELAKLAIFRFCRDMESEPGCSFALPLQDKEDPRKFILWERYDDEAAHQAHFNAEHTQRFIQQGLTELVQAFQSQLLIPEQ; encoded by the coding sequence ATGGATCAGGGGCTGTTTATCACCGCCGAACTCAGGGTTAAACCCGATGTCTCTCTGGAGCTGGCCAAGCTGGCCATCTTCCGTTTTTGCCGGGACATGGAGTCGGAGCCGGGCTGCTCTTTTGCTCTGCCGCTGCAAGACAAAGAGGATCCTCGCAAGTTTATTTTGTGGGAGCGTTACGATGATGAAGCGGCCCATCAGGCCCACTTCAACGCAGAGCACACCCAGAGATTCATTCAGCAGGGCCTGACCGAACTGGTGCAGGCCTTCCAGTCGCAGCTGTTGATTCCGGAGCAGTAA
- a CDS encoding Gfo/Idh/MocA family oxidoreductase, with amino-acid sequence MSTPLRWGILGTSFISGVMADAIAAEGQTRIQAVAGRHPERLAQFADQYGIEQRYQDFDALIADPEVDIVYIALPNHLHHDYVVKAAEAGKAILCEKSLSVDMAGTEAALGAVADAGVFFAEGLMYLNHPVIARAVELVREGGLGDLRAIHASYSAAISQFVNPGSKGTLYNLGCYPASLAHLMLQQVGLTNPFDGAQIQALGRRGEDGNICESAASLRLRNGVAMQLHSAEDYGLDWQFTLVGSDASLKMVTNPWLPGANNTLQLTPHEQPAQTIEVAAEGDAFLYQVRAVRQALEAGQRQLSRPAAMVQDSREIMALLTRWEAATATVQ; translated from the coding sequence ATGAGTACACCACTTCGCTGGGGCATCCTGGGCACCAGTTTTATCTCCGGGGTGATGGCCGATGCCATCGCCGCCGAGGGGCAGACCCGGATTCAGGCCGTGGCCGGTCGTCATCCTGAGCGGCTGGCTCAGTTCGCCGACCAGTATGGCATCGAGCAGCGTTACCAGGACTTTGATGCCTTGATCGCCGACCCAGAGGTCGACATCGTCTATATTGCCTTGCCGAACCACCTGCACCATGACTATGTGGTCAAAGCCGCCGAGGCGGGGAAAGCGATTCTGTGCGAGAAATCCCTGTCTGTGGATATGGCCGGCACCGAGGCCGCCCTTGGCGCCGTGGCCGACGCCGGGGTCTTTTTTGCCGAGGGGTTGATGTACCTGAATCACCCGGTGATCGCCAGGGCGGTGGAGCTGGTCAGAGAGGGCGGCCTGGGTGACCTCAGGGCGATACACGCCAGCTACAGTGCCGCCATCAGTCAGTTTGTGAACCCAGGCAGCAAGGGCACCCTGTACAACCTGGGGTGTTACCCCGCTTCCCTGGCCCATCTGATGTTGCAACAGGTCGGGTTGACCAACCCGTTCGACGGTGCCCAGATTCAGGCCCTGGGCCGCCGGGGAGAGGATGGCAATATCTGCGAGTCCGCCGCCAGCTTGCGTCTGCGCAATGGGGTGGCCATGCAGCTGCACAGCGCCGAAGACTATGGCCTTGATTGGCAGTTCACTCTGGTGGGCAGTGACGCCAGTCTGAAGATGGTGACCAACCCCTGGCTGCCGGGGGCAAACAACACTCTGCAGTTGACCCCTCACGAGCAGCCCGCACAAACCATAGAGGTGGCCGCAGAGGGAGATGCCTTCCTCTACCAGGTGCGGGCCGTGCGCCAGGCTCTGGAGGCGGGTCAGCGGCAGCTGAGCAGACCGGCAGCCATGGTGCAGGACTCCAGAGAGATCATGGCACTGCTGACCCGTTGGGAGGCGGCGACGGCCACGGTCCAGTAA